The Pricia mediterranea genome includes a window with the following:
- a CDS encoding MBL fold metallo-hydrolase, translating into MKTKQFEYKPLAHYSYALVSQGKMAVIDPERDPMQYYSYAKEQNAKIIAIFETHPHADFVSSHLQIHEETGATIYTSKKTGADYPYKPFDEGDTVKIGNIRLRVLNTPGHSPDSITLVAEEGYETILFTGDTLFIGDVGRPDLREKAGNITAKRQDLAEMMYETIQDKFSHLPNDAVVYPAHGAGSLCGKNLSEDSSSTLGDERKDNWAFKQQTKEEFIDMILDNPPFIPSYFGFNVDINKSGAKNVRQAIAKVPFKMHESKKGLIVDTRSAKLFKDGHLQDSINVQAASEDNPFETWLGSIVEPKEEFHLVIDEPATLGSVLDRVAKIGYEAQLISVITLEKKDLVKSKELNLQHFKEQPDDYTIVDVRNKSEVNEGKIFESALSHPLNKLRDTAAKIPTNKPVVVHCSSGYRSAAASSILLKRIKDVEVYDLGDAVEGFQD; encoded by the coding sequence ATGAAAACAAAACAATTTGAATACAAACCACTGGCACACTATTCCTATGCGCTGGTAAGCCAAGGGAAAATGGCTGTTATTGACCCAGAACGCGATCCGATGCAATATTATAGTTATGCCAAAGAGCAAAATGCAAAAATAATCGCCATTTTCGAAACGCACCCGCATGCCGATTTTGTGAGTTCACATCTACAAATCCATGAAGAAACAGGAGCAACGATTTATACCAGTAAGAAGACGGGGGCCGATTACCCCTACAAACCATTTGATGAAGGCGATACTGTCAAAATCGGCAATATACGGCTGCGAGTCCTCAATACTCCCGGGCACTCGCCCGATAGTATTACCTTAGTTGCCGAAGAAGGCTATGAAACGATTTTGTTTACCGGCGACACCTTGTTCATAGGCGATGTGGGACGCCCAGATTTGCGCGAAAAAGCGGGTAATATTACCGCCAAACGACAAGACCTCGCTGAGATGATGTATGAGACCATACAAGACAAATTCAGCCACCTGCCCAATGATGCGGTGGTATATCCGGCACATGGTGCCGGTTCGCTCTGTGGCAAGAATTTAAGTGAGGATAGTAGCAGCACATTGGGCGATGAACGAAAAGATAACTGGGCCTTCAAGCAGCAGACCAAGGAGGAATTCATTGATATGATTTTGGACAATCCACCTTTTATTCCCTCTTATTTCGGATTTAACGTGGATATCAATAAATCCGGTGCAAAAAATGTACGGCAAGCCATTGCGAAGGTTCCTTTTAAAATGCATGAATCCAAAAAAGGTCTAATTGTGGATACACGGTCGGCAAAGCTATTTAAGGACGGACATCTTCAAGACAGTATAAATGTACAGGCTGCCTCGGAGGACAATCCATTCGAGACTTGGCTGGGTTCCATTGTTGAACCGAAGGAAGAATTTCATTTGGTCATCGACGAACCAGCAACTTTGGGATCCGTTCTTGATCGAGTCGCAAAAATCGGTTATGAAGCACAGCTCATATCGGTCATTACCTTAGAAAAGAAAGACTTGGTAAAAAGCAAAGAACTGAACCTTCAACATTTTAAAGAGCAGCCCGATGATTATACAATTGTGGATGTTCGGAACAAAAGTGAGGTTAACGAAGGGAAAATTTTTGAAAGCGCATTATCCCATCCATTAAACAAGTTGCGCGATACCGCAGCGAAAATACCAACGAACAAACCAGTGGTGGTTCATTGTTCGAGCGGATATCGGAGCGCAGCGGCGAGCAGCATCCTTTTAAAACGGATTAAGGACGTAGAAGTCTACGATTTGGGCGATGCCGTCGAAGGTTTTCAGGATTGA
- a CDS encoding flavodoxin reductase has protein sequence MKKHIVKIKSIGFINYNVLQIVTEKPRNYDFEPGQATEIAINQKDWKEEKRPFTFTNLPRENDLQFTIKVYPSHDGVTEKLSKLKIGNELILGEVFGAIQFKGKGTFLAGGAGVTPFIAIFKSLEYQNEMNHNSLIFANKTEKDIFLKQEFETLLGSRFMNILSEEETQKYPTGHIDKDFLKSTIADFSQYFYVCGPPEMTKSVTEDLKSLGVAAEKIVIEDYD, from the coding sequence ATGAAAAAACACATCGTAAAAATCAAGTCCATAGGATTCATCAATTATAATGTTCTGCAAATAGTTACGGAAAAGCCAAGAAACTATGATTTTGAGCCGGGACAGGCCACTGAAATAGCAATTAACCAAAAGGATTGGAAGGAAGAGAAGAGACCTTTTACATTTACCAATTTGCCAAGGGAAAACGATTTGCAGTTCACTATTAAAGTATATCCCTCACATGACGGAGTAACCGAAAAGCTCTCAAAACTGAAAATAGGGAACGAACTTATTCTAGGAGAGGTTTTCGGAGCTATCCAGTTTAAGGGAAAAGGTACTTTTTTAGCCGGTGGTGCTGGGGTAACTCCATTTATTGCAATTTTCAAGTCGTTGGAATATCAAAACGAAATGAATCATAATTCATTGATTTTTGCCAATAAAACAGAAAAGGATATTTTTCTTAAGCAAGAATTTGAGACTTTGCTTGGAAGTAGATTTATGAACATCCTTTCTGAAGAAGAAACTCAAAAGTATCCCACGGGCCATATAGACAAAGACTTTTTGAAATCTACTATAGCAGATTTTTCACAGTATTTCTATGTTTGCGGCCCACCGGAAATGACAAAGAGTGTTACTGAGGATTTAAAAAGTTTAGGTGTTGCTGCCGAGAAAATCGTAATTGAAGATTATGATTGA
- a CDS encoding heavy-metal-associated domain-containing protein: MKTLKFKTNINCGGCVSKVTPFLNKQDGVESWEVDTANPDKILTIESDGVTEEDVKSVLQKVGFKAECLNSN, encoded by the coding sequence ATGAAAACTTTAAAATTTAAAACAAATATCAATTGTGGTGGGTGTGTATCAAAAGTAACCCCTTTTTTAAACAAACAAGACGGTGTAGAAAGTTGGGAAGTAGATACCGCCAATCCTGATAAAATCCTAACCATTGAAAGCGATGGTGTAACCGAGGAAGATGTAAAATCGGTTTTGCAAAAAGTGGGGTTTAAAGCGGAATGTTTAAATTCAAATTAA
- a CDS encoding heavy metal translocating P-type ATPase — protein METIDMFETKKKNHKQVVKESFPVTGMTCASCAASVESVLKHTEGVFDANVNFANSSVLIEYDEGLNPNQLQNALREVGYDIIIDAENPSEVQQELQQKHYQDIKNRTIWSAILTLPIFVLGMFYMQWEPGKWISLVLAFPILFWFGRSFFINALKQAKHGKANMDTLVTLSTGIAFLFSVFNTFFPEFWLSRGIEPHVYYEAATVIITFISLGKLLEEKAKSNTSSAIKKLMGLQPKTLKIIENGEEKEIPISSVQVGQTILVRPGEKIPVDGEVSKGSSYVDESMITGEPVPVQKSQGEKVFAGTVNQKGSFQFTAEKVGGETLLSQIIKMVQQAQGSKAPVQKLVDKIAGIFVPVVLGISIVTFIVWMSVGGDNAFSQALLTSVAVLVIACPCALGLATPTAIMVGIGKGAENNILIKDAESLELGHKVNAVILDKTGTITEGKPLVTDILWNDMLENKNEYKEILLAIEAQSEHPLAEAVITYLKEENIEQAEITSFESITGKGVKAQSETGSKYYVGNHKLMVEKNIQIDASLMQTAESLEEKAKTVIFFANEHQVLAILAIADKIKETSKKAIAKLQERGIEVYMLTGDNNKTASAVAHQVGITNYQGEVMPSDKAAFVEKLQADGKIVAMVGDGINDSHALAQANVSIAMGKGSDIAMDVAKMTLITSDLQFIPKALELSKRTVLGIRQNLFWAFIYNIIGIPIAAGVLYPVNGFLLDPMIAGAAMAFSSVSVVANSLRLKRVKL, from the coding sequence ATGGAGACAATCGACATGTTTGAAACTAAAAAGAAGAATCATAAACAGGTTGTGAAAGAATCATTTCCGGTTACGGGAATGACCTGTGCCTCTTGTGCAGCGAGTGTTGAATCTGTATTAAAACATACCGAGGGAGTATTTGACGCAAACGTCAATTTCGCGAACAGTTCTGTTTTGATAGAGTATGATGAGGGGTTGAACCCTAATCAACTTCAAAATGCACTTCGCGAAGTGGGTTATGACATTATCATTGATGCGGAGAATCCTTCAGAAGTACAACAAGAATTACAGCAAAAACATTATCAAGACATAAAAAACCGAACCATCTGGTCGGCCATACTTACCCTTCCCATTTTTGTATTGGGAATGTTCTATATGCAATGGGAACCAGGCAAATGGATTTCTTTGGTATTGGCCTTTCCTATTCTTTTTTGGTTCGGGCGTAGCTTTTTTATCAATGCGTTAAAGCAGGCCAAACACGGTAAAGCAAATATGGATACCTTGGTGACGTTGAGTACCGGAATTGCCTTCCTCTTTAGTGTTTTCAATACCTTTTTTCCTGAATTTTGGTTAAGTCGCGGTATCGAACCTCACGTATATTACGAAGCGGCTACCGTGATTATCACCTTTATTTCCTTGGGGAAACTATTGGAAGAAAAGGCAAAATCAAATACCTCTTCAGCCATTAAAAAACTAATGGGGCTTCAGCCTAAAACCCTTAAAATTATTGAGAATGGGGAAGAGAAGGAAATCCCTATTTCATCTGTACAAGTTGGTCAGACCATTTTGGTACGTCCCGGAGAAAAGATTCCTGTGGATGGCGAAGTTTCCAAGGGGAGCTCGTATGTAGATGAAAGTATGATTACGGGAGAACCCGTTCCAGTTCAGAAATCCCAAGGGGAAAAGGTATTCGCTGGTACCGTTAATCAAAAAGGAAGCTTTCAGTTTACCGCTGAAAAAGTAGGCGGGGAAACCCTGCTTTCCCAAATCATTAAAATGGTTCAGCAAGCGCAAGGGAGTAAGGCACCCGTTCAAAAACTGGTCGATAAGATTGCAGGTATTTTTGTTCCGGTGGTATTGGGTATTTCCATTGTCACCTTCATCGTCTGGATGTCAGTAGGAGGCGATAACGCTTTTTCACAAGCCCTATTGACCTCTGTAGCCGTGTTGGTTATCGCTTGCCCCTGTGCCTTGGGCTTGGCAACACCTACCGCCATAATGGTGGGTATCGGCAAGGGAGCTGAAAACAATATTTTGATAAAGGATGCCGAAAGTTTAGAACTCGGCCATAAAGTGAATGCAGTAATCCTTGATAAAACGGGTACGATTACAGAAGGCAAACCATTGGTAACCGATATACTCTGGAACGATATGCTTGAAAATAAAAATGAATACAAGGAAATTCTTTTGGCTATCGAAGCACAATCAGAGCATCCTTTGGCAGAAGCGGTCATTACCTATTTAAAAGAGGAAAATATTGAACAAGCAGAAATTACTTCCTTCGAAAGCATTACAGGAAAAGGCGTAAAGGCGCAATCGGAGACCGGTTCAAAATATTATGTGGGCAACCATAAACTAATGGTCGAAAAGAATATTCAAATCGACGCTTCTTTAATGCAAACAGCAGAAAGCCTCGAAGAGAAAGCAAAAACGGTCATATTCTTTGCTAACGAACATCAAGTGCTTGCGATACTGGCCATTGCAGACAAGATTAAAGAAACTTCAAAAAAAGCCATAGCTAAGCTTCAAGAAAGAGGCATTGAGGTCTATATGCTCACGGGAGATAACAATAAAACGGCTTCTGCCGTGGCACATCAGGTAGGAATAACAAATTATCAAGGCGAAGTAATGCCTTCGGACAAAGCGGCTTTTGTCGAAAAATTACAGGCGGATGGGAAGATAGTAGCAATGGTGGGCGATGGTATCAACGATTCGCACGCATTGGCGCAAGCCAATGTTAGTATTGCAATGGGCAAAGGTTCGGACATAGCAATGGATGTAGCAAAAATGACCTTGATAACATCAGATTTACAATTCATCCCAAAAGCATTGGAACTATCAAAAAGAACCGTTTTGGGCATACGTCAGAACCTGTTCTGGGCATTTATTTATAACATCATCGGTATTCCAATTGCAGCGGGAGTTCTGTATCCCGTAAATGGTTTTTTATTGGATCCGATGATAGCAGGTGCTGCAATGGCATTCAGTAGTGTGTCTGTAGTTGCAAATAGCTTAAGACTTAAACGAGTAAAACTTTAA
- the merTP gene encoding mercuric transport protein MerTP: MAIAKWNKKVSLGTAVFSAVSLKLCCWGPLLLTGVAGISGSSVYFSWLIALKPYLLGIAFLSLGFAFYQVYKKKKVDCGSCDTAKPSFFKSKFYLWLVTVFVVVMTLVSYYPQIFYSTEKVGIVATNNTDIQSIKLNIEGMVCSGCEENINHSVNEIDGVTNVSTSYEEETSIIVFDTTKTNINEIKKVIQSKGYLITNTKNP, encoded by the coding sequence ATGGCAATTGCTAAATGGAACAAAAAAGTATCTTTGGGAACTGCTGTATTTTCAGCAGTTTCTCTAAAGCTTTGCTGTTGGGGACCACTACTGTTGACAGGAGTTGCTGGGATTAGTGGTAGCTCGGTGTATTTCTCTTGGCTCATTGCCCTAAAACCTTATTTGTTAGGAATTGCCTTTTTGTCATTGGGCTTTGCTTTTTATCAAGTTTATAAAAAAAAGAAGGTTGATTGTGGCAGCTGTGATACTGCTAAGCCATCATTTTTTAAATCAAAATTCTATTTGTGGTTGGTTACAGTGTTTGTTGTTGTAATGACATTGGTTTCTTATTATCCGCAAATATTTTATTCAACAGAGAAAGTAGGAATTGTTGCAACAAACAACACCGATATTCAATCCATAAAGTTGAATATTGAAGGGATGGTATGCTCGGGTTGTGAAGAAAATATCAACCATTCTGTAAATGAAATTGACGGGGTTACAAATGTTTCTACGTCTTATGAAGAAGAGACTTCAATTATAGTATTTGATACCACTAAAACGAATATCAATGAGATAAAAAAGGTCATCCAATCAAAAGGGTATTTGATTACAAATACTAAAAACCCATAG
- a CDS encoding thioredoxin family protein, with product MKRQIEIFTAGCPVCEPVVQLVNETAGKDCEIILHSLSEQCESKICVSKMNEYGVTRVPAIAVDGKLLNCCTNIEITKDDLVNEGIGSC from the coding sequence ATGAAACGACAAATCGAGATTTTTACAGCAGGTTGCCCAGTATGCGAGCCTGTGGTACAATTAGTAAATGAGACAGCAGGAAAGGACTGCGAAATCATACTTCATAGTCTGTCCGAGCAATGCGAAAGTAAAATCTGTGTTTCAAAAATGAACGAATATGGGGTTACAAGAGTTCCCGCCATTGCTGTTGACGGAAAACTACTGAATTGCTGCACCAACATCGAAATCACAAAAGATGATTTGGTAAACGAAGGCATAGGAAGTTGTTAG
- a CDS encoding metal-sensing transcriptional repressor, whose product MNIEQHKLPADLILDIKSRLKTLSGQLNGIVKMLDEGKDPEQINIQFKSIDKGIQKAHYLLLDEVYRKALAIGIVKAVDSCPGNCGNEDKIEYLKSEFPNLELSDLTNRLKEIQTIETRLKNYNEKKG is encoded by the coding sequence ATGAATATAGAACAGCATAAATTACCTGCTGATTTAATCTTGGATATTAAATCCAGATTAAAAACTTTGAGCGGTCAATTAAACGGCATTGTTAAAATGCTTGATGAGGGAAAAGACCCCGAACAAATAAACATACAGTTCAAATCCATTGATAAGGGCATTCAAAAAGCACATTACTTACTGTTGGATGAGGTTTACAGAAAAGCTCTTGCTATTGGAATAGTAAAGGCCGTGGATTCTTGCCCTGGAAATTGTGGCAATGAAGATAAAATTGAATATTTAAAAAGTGAATTTCCCAATTTGGAATTATCCGATTTGACCAATCGCTTAAAAGAAATTCAAACCATTGAAACCAGATTAAAAAACTACAACGAAAAAAAAGGATAA
- a CDS encoding GDCCVxC domain-containing (seleno)protein, with the protein MEATILKSTITCPECGHKKAEEMPTTACQFFYECENCKQILKPKEGDCCVFCSYGTVACPPIQENKSCNNSGCC; encoded by the coding sequence ATGGAAGCTACTATACTAAAATCTACGATTACCTGCCCTGAATGCGGCCACAAAAAGGCTGAAGAAATGCCAACCACGGCCTGTCAATTCTTCTATGAATGTGAGAATTGCAAACAAATACTCAAACCAAAAGAAGGGGATTGTTGTGTGTTTTGCTCTTATGGGACTGTGGCCTGCCCACCGATTCAAGAAAATAAAAGTTGTAATAATTCAGGTTGTTGCTAA
- a CDS encoding dihydrolipoyl dehydrogenase family protein has translation MKKYDVFVIGSGMAGMTIANKCASKGLSVGITDELPYGGTCALRGCDPKKVIIGATEVRDFAKRLKGKGIDTIPDINWKDIMAFKQTFVDEMPKKIEKGYKKNGIDTFHSSATFINENTLSVGNETIQADKVVIASGSKPKVLDFEGGQLAKTSTDFLNLKGLPQSLLFIGGGYIAFEFAHIAARSGAEVTIVHRGKRPLEIFDKDIVKHLVDATRNLGVKLVLETEVSKIERKDGSYITTGISNGKETNYKSAAVFNSAGRPPAIFDLELEKAGISFSKKGIEVNEYLQSPSNANVYAAGDAADSRGLPLTPVAVLEGHIVASNIIKGDQKKVNYPPMPSVVFTLPTMATVGLLEDDAKEKGYDINVNFEKVDNWFNARRLNVDEYAFKTIIDKNNNTILGAHLIGPHCEETVNLFAMAIKTKMTISDLRTMIFSYPTMASDLTYML, from the coding sequence ATGAAAAAATATGATGTTTTCGTTATTGGTTCGGGTATGGCCGGTATGACAATCGCCAATAAATGCGCTTCAAAAGGTCTTTCGGTGGGCATTACAGATGAACTACCTTACGGTGGCACCTGCGCCCTGCGAGGCTGTGACCCCAAAAAAGTAATTATCGGCGCCACGGAAGTACGCGACTTCGCCAAAAGGCTTAAAGGAAAAGGCATTGATACCATTCCGGATATTAACTGGAAGGATATAATGGCGTTCAAACAGACCTTTGTCGATGAAATGCCGAAGAAAATAGAAAAGGGGTATAAGAAGAACGGCATCGATACCTTTCACAGTTCCGCTACGTTTATAAATGAAAATACCTTAAGTGTAGGTAACGAGACCATTCAAGCTGATAAAGTTGTGATTGCGTCAGGTTCAAAACCAAAAGTTTTAGATTTTGAAGGCGGACAGCTTGCTAAAACGAGTACGGATTTTCTAAACCTTAAGGGATTACCCCAATCCCTGCTTTTCATCGGTGGTGGATATATCGCCTTTGAATTCGCCCATATTGCCGCACGTTCCGGTGCCGAGGTAACAATAGTACATCGAGGCAAACGTCCATTGGAAATCTTTGACAAGGATATTGTAAAACATTTGGTAGATGCCACACGTAATTTAGGTGTCAAGCTCGTCCTTGAAACTGAAGTTTCTAAAATTGAACGGAAAGATGGCAGCTACATAACTACAGGAATTTCAAACGGAAAGGAAACTAATTACAAATCGGCAGCAGTATTTAATTCCGCTGGTCGTCCCCCAGCCATTTTTGATTTGGAACTGGAAAAAGCAGGTATATCCTTCTCAAAAAAGGGCATTGAGGTCAACGAATATCTTCAGAGCCCATCGAACGCGAACGTTTATGCAGCTGGCGATGCAGCGGACTCAAGAGGACTGCCCCTAACACCCGTAGCTGTTTTGGAAGGACATATCGTGGCTTCAAATATCATCAAGGGGGACCAGAAAAAAGTCAATTATCCCCCAATGCCTTCCGTGGTTTTCACCTTACCCACTATGGCAACCGTAGGTTTATTGGAAGATGATGCCAAAGAAAAGGGATATGATATCAATGTCAATTTCGAAAAAGTGGATAATTGGTTTAACGCAAGGCGTTTAAACGTGGATGAATATGCCTTTAAAACAATCATCGATAAAAATAATAATACCATTTTGGGCGCACATCTTATTGGGCCTCATTGTGAAGAAACAGTAAATCTTTTTGCAATGGCGATAAAGACCAAGATGACCATAAGCGATTTGCGGACAATGATATTTTCATACCCTACAATGGCATCTGACCTAACCTATATGCTCTAA
- the merTP gene encoding mercuric transport protein MerTP — protein sequence MTPNKTSNTAAYTGIFTAVAASICCITPVLALIAGTSGIASTFSWVEPFRPYLIGLTIIVLVFAWYQKLRPKTQEEIDCACEDDAKPTFWQSKRFLSIVTLFAALMLAFPYYSNLFYAQPTKDIVYVSQSNIKKQTFEVAGMTCAGCEAHVESEVNKLDGIISVKASYENANTIVEFDKTKTDLSTIRKAIEKTGYKVVENTAKENK from the coding sequence ATGACACCGAATAAAACTTCAAACACCGCAGCTTATACTGGCATTTTTACCGCAGTTGCAGCATCAATATGTTGTATTACACCTGTTTTGGCACTAATTGCCGGAACAAGTGGAATTGCATCAACATTCTCTTGGGTCGAACCATTTAGACCCTATCTTATCGGCCTGACCATTATTGTCTTGGTGTTTGCCTGGTATCAGAAACTACGGCCGAAAACTCAGGAAGAAATTGATTGCGCCTGTGAGGATGATGCAAAACCTACGTTTTGGCAATCCAAACGGTTCTTATCGATAGTAACACTCTTCGCCGCATTGATGCTGGCCTTTCCGTACTATTCCAATCTATTTTATGCACAGCCCACTAAGGATATCGTCTATGTCTCTCAATCCAATATCAAAAAGCAGACTTTTGAAGTCGCTGGAATGACCTGTGCAGGTTGTGAGGCACACGTAGAAAGCGAAGTCAATAAGTTGGACGGAATTATTTCGGTCAAAGCCAGCTACGAAAATGCCAACACCATAGTGGAATTTGACAAGACCAAAACCGATTTGTCCACAATCCGAAAGGCCATAGAGAAAACAGGATACAAAGTAGTAGAGAATACCGCTAAAGAAAATAAATAG
- a CDS encoding ArsR/SmtB family transcription factor, translated as MSLEITCTRNEADKKQISRCKETIENSLVSFNATSKILALAGSEVRLKILFLLNIENELCPCDIADILEMSVPAVSQHIRKMKDAGIIISRREGQTLYYSLVKSEDNVLNGIFNSISTRKKTA; from the coding sequence ATGAGCTTGGAAATAACCTGTACACGGAACGAGGCGGACAAGAAGCAAATATCGAGATGCAAGGAAACCATAGAGAATTCTTTGGTCAGCTTTAATGCAACAAGCAAAATTCTGGCCCTTGCTGGCAGCGAGGTGCGGCTTAAAATCCTATTCCTTTTGAACATAGAAAACGAATTGTGCCCCTGCGATATTGCTGACATTCTTGAAATGAGTGTTCCCGCCGTGTCCCAGCATATCCGAAAAATGAAAGATGCAGGAATTATTATATCGAGACGTGAAGGGCAAACTTTATATTATTCGCTGGTAAAGAGTGAGGACAATGTTTTGAATGGAATTTTCAATTCAATTTCGACAAGAAAGAAAACAGCTTAG
- a CDS encoding helix-turn-helix domain-containing protein — protein MSNTIHIKNMVCPRCIKAVSSILQKSDIPYTSIKLGEVELISALDLTKKLSLSKELQDAGFSLINDRKSQLIEQMKSFVVQKIHHSDQELDIKWPDFISDRLNLDYKYLSSLFSSVESITFEQYVINQKIERVKELIVYDELTLSEIAFQLHYSSVAYLSNQFKKVTGMTPTQFKKSVDKNRKFLDAI, from the coding sequence ATGAGCAATACTATTCATATTAAGAACATGGTCTGCCCCAGATGTATAAAGGCGGTTTCGTCCATTTTACAGAAATCGGACATTCCCTACACTTCTATTAAATTGGGAGAAGTAGAATTGATTTCGGCACTTGATTTGACAAAAAAGTTGTCGTTATCCAAAGAGCTTCAAGATGCAGGTTTCAGTTTGATAAACGACCGAAAAAGCCAACTTATCGAGCAAATGAAAAGTTTTGTGGTGCAAAAAATCCATCACTCCGATCAAGAACTGGATATAAAATGGCCCGATTTTATCAGTGACAGGCTTAACCTTGATTACAAGTATTTAAGTTCCCTTTTCTCGTCAGTAGAAAGCATCACTTTTGAACAATACGTCATTAACCAAAAGATTGAACGTGTCAAAGAACTCATTGTGTACGATGAATTGACCTTGAGCGAGATAGCTTTTCAACTACATTATAGTAGTGTTGCATACTTAAGCAATCAATTCAAAAAAGTAACGGGAATGACACCTACGCAGTTCAAGAAATCTGTGGACAAAAACCGAAAATTTTTGGATGCGATTTAA